The Antedon mediterranea chromosome 11, ecAntMedi1.1, whole genome shotgun sequence genome window below encodes:
- the LOC140062608 gene encoding structural maintenance of chromosomes protein 6-like isoform X2 codes for MSVVKRTSQNVEDDPTRKRRKTGEDENSDPDLDSDAEEEGNSVGIIERIVLKNFMCHGHLDFSFGPNVNFVVGRNGSGKSAVLTALVVGLGGKANITGRGSSMKNFVKNQKSYAEITIKISNQGTDAFKHDLYGNSVTVIRRINQDGQSFYKLKSEKGAVVSTKKEELTHLLDQFNIQVDNPVSILNQDTSRNFLQSKLPTDRYKFFLKATQLQQMTTDYNTIQEQKDITEVTLADRKKSLEELDKDVQEKKQRFQDLTALNALKEKKEELIKMSAWAQVAVIENQLDPIIRNIKKEENRTPKFDQKVEESEVKVNQVEAEYQEIDTSLQEHLQMAEDLKPDLDLAKQERDEEKSGLKSIQNNLKQSRSTLRTLNDEKKELEDEISKLKNTAHQDYEEERHLRVAAIEEKKEERESFSKTLADKEHELSQFTSSVRRDRAQLSQLRQEEEEISRNLRDQNVQLNRLKSSQANHMKIFGDYTPRLLEEINKATRNKLFHRKPKGPIGSHISLVDEKWALAIECCLKSLVYAYICHDYQDEKTLKQIMQRVIPHSYKPVVIVSSFEDDKYSGLMKVCSTEFPCLLDQIKIEDADVFNCLIDQRGIESVILIESGRQARDYMFLSPPQNCKECFTLEGDQIYPGKNQRSYASNQTKARVLKARLEDEVRETMNEIEAIKHSGNVIQEQMREINNRFKQSQGQERSLAVHCKKIQAKISQLSMEINELVSTEEPANVDVSTLEGEVEKYLLEIGALQEEFEIKEKEFKIRHARLEELQQNWKQKADEYGGIVNDIEAKQDDLKKKFTELETAKQHSKHYKDKKTEHLQVLIDLNQKVEAKEKEIEIARGKASQISEERIPTQRKAQNIDSEIHQITRRIEKERQSRGDPEQITREYYDAKNKFFAIVTQMKQCKAFVTKLKELLKTRRQTYLEFRRYVAMRAKCYFAMMLSQRGYNGKMSFDHKDRQLHIVVHPHQGQGSAQKDMRGLSGGERSFSTVCFIMALWESMESPFRALDEFDVFMDMVNRKISMDLMLKVAKEQKMRQFIFLTPLDMSKIKANPLVRISRLNDPERNQNALPYEAEEEEN; via the exons ATGTCAGTTGTGAAACGGACATCACAAAATGTTGAAGATGATCCTACGAGAAAAAGACGAAAAACTGGAGAGGACGAAAACAGTGATCCAGACCTAGACTCGGATGCAGAGGAAGAG GGTAATTCAGTTGGAATTATTGAGAGAATAGTACTGAAGAACTTTATGTGTCATGGTCATTTAGACTTTTCTTTTGGGCCAAATGTCAACTTTGTTGTTGGTAGAAATGGAA gTGGCAAGAGTGCTGTTCTGACTGCTTTGGTAGTAGGTTTAGGAGGAAAGGCTAATATCACTGGAAGAGGATCATCTATGAAAAACTTTGTTAAAAATCAAAAAAG ttaTGCAGAAATTACAATCAAAATTAGCAATCAGGGAACGGATGCATTCAAGCATGACTTGTACGGCAACTCGGTGACCGTCATTCGTCGAATTAATCAAGATGGTCAGTCGTTTTATAAACTAAAAAGTGAGAAAGGTGCAGTTGTATCGACAAAGAAGGAAGAGCTTACCCACCTCCTTGACCAATTCAACATACAAGTGGACAATCCAGTCTCTATTCTAAATCAGGACACAAGCCGTAACTTTCTTCAATCAAAGTTACCAACTGACCGCTATAAG tttTTTCTGAAGGCAACACAACTTCAGCAAATGACAACTGATTACAACACTATTCAGGAGCAAAAGGATATCACGGAAGTAACATTGGCAGATAGAAAGAAA AGTCTGGAAGAACTTGATAAAGACGTTCAAGAAAAGAAACAAAGGTTTCAAGATTTGACTGCTCTTAATGCGCTGAaggaaaagaaagaagaactaatCAAGATGTCTGCCTGGGCTCAAGTTGCAGTGATTGAGAACCAGTTAGATCCTATAATCAGAAAtataaagaaagaagaaaacagAACTCCAAAGTTTGATCAAAAAGTAGAAGAGTCTGAAGTGAAGGTGAATCAAGTTGAAGCTGAGTACCAGGAAATTGATACATCATTGCAGGAACATTTACAGATGGCTGAGGACTTGAAACCAGATCTTGATCTTGCCAAACAAGAACGTGATGAAGAGAAATCTGGCTTGAAAAGTATACAGAATAACTTAAAACAATCAAGAAGTACATTAAGAACATTGAATGATGAGAAAAAAGAACTAGAAGATGAAATATCTAAACTAAAAAACAC AGCTCATCAAGATTATGAAGAAGAAAGACATTTACGAGTGGCAGCAATAGAAGAGAAGAAAGAAGAAAGGGAAAGTTTCTCAAAAACATTGGCTGATAAAGAACATGAGCTAAGTCAGTTTACATCCTCAGTCAGACGAGACCGTGCTCAATTGAGTCAGTTAAG gcaagaagaagaagaaatatCAAGAAATTTGAGAGATCAGAATGTTCAACTGAATCGTTTAAAGTCAAGTCAAGCAAATCATATGAAGATATTTGGGGATTACACACCAAGATTATTGGAAGAGATCAACAAAGCTACCAGGAATAAACTCTTTCATAGAAAGCCAAAAGGACCTATAg GATCACATATTTCATTGGTGGATGAGAAATGGGCACTTGCAATTGAGTGTTGTTTAAAAAGTTTAGTGTATGCTTACATTTGTCATGACTATCAAGACGAAAagacattaaaacaaattatgcaACGAGTCATCCCACATAGTTATAAACCAGTTGTTATTGTGTCATCATTTGAG GACGATAAGTATAGTGGTCTGATGAAAGTTTGTTCAACTGAGTTTCCGTGCCTGCTGGATCAGATAAAAATTGAAGATGCTGATGTTTTTAACTGCTTGATTGATCAG aGAGGCATTGAATCTGTAATCTTAATTGAGAGTGGAAGGCAGGCAAGAGACTACATGTTTTTGTCGCCACCACAGAACTGTAAAGAGTGCTTCACTTTAGAAGGTGACCAAATTTATCCTGGTAAAAACCAAAGATCGTATGCATCAAACCAAACTAAAGCACGAGTACTTAAGGCTCGCTTAGAAGATGAAGTCAG AGAGACAATGAATGAAATTGAAGCGATCAAACATAGTGGAAATGTGATACAGGAACAGATGAGGGAAATAAATAACCGCTTTAAACAAAGCCAAGGGCAGGAAAGATCTTTAGCAGTCCATTGCAAGAAAATACAAGCCAAGATTAGCCAGTTATCAATG GAAATAAATGAACTAGTTTCAACTGAAGAGCCAGCAAATGTGGATGTGAGTACTTTAGAAGGAGAAGTTGAAAAGTATTTGTTGGAAATAGGAGCCTTGCAAGAAGAGTTTGAAATAAAGGAAAAAGAATTCAAGATCAGGCATGCTAGACTAGAAGAACTGCAACAAAACTGGAAACAGAAGGCTGATGAATATGGCGGCATTGTGAATGACATTGAAGCAAAACAG GATGACTTAAAGAAGAAGTTTACAGAACTTGAGACTGCTAAGCAACACTCTAAGCACTACAAAGACAAGAAAACTGAGCACTTACAAGTACTCATTGATCTAAACCAGAAAGTGGAGGCTAAAGAAAAGGAGATTGAG ATTGCAAGAGGAAAAGCAAGTCAGATATCGGAAGAGAGAATTCCTACTCAGAGGAAGGCTCAAAACATTGATTCTGAAATACACCAGATTACTAGAAGGATTGAAAAGGAACGTCAAAG TCGTGGTGACCCAGAACAAATAACAAGAGAGTATTACGATGCAAAGAATAAATTCTTTGCAATTGTTACTCAAATGAAGCAATGTAAAGCATTTGTAACG AAACTTAAAGAATTGTTAAAAACGAGAAGACAAACATACCTTGAATTTAGACGATATGTTGCTATGCGAGCTAAGTGTTATTTTGCGATGATGCTATCACAAAGAGGCTACAATGGAAAGATGTCGTTTGACCACAAAGATCGCCAACTGCATATCGTT GTACATCCACATCAAGGTCAAGGGTCAGCACAAAAGGATATGAGAGGATTGTCAGGCGGTGAAAGATCTTTTTCAACAGTTTGCTTCATCATGGCATTATGGGAATCAATGGAATCGCCATTTAGAGCCTTGGATGAGTTTGATGTTTTCATG GACATGGTGAATCGCAAGATAAGCATGGACCTGATGTTGAAAGTTGCCAAAGAGCAAAAAATGCGCCAGTTTATTTTCCTCACTCCACTTGATATGAG TAAAATCAAAGCCAATCCACTTGTCCGTATTTCACGCTTGAATGATCCAGAGAGGAATCAAAATGCTTTGCCATATGAAGCTGAAGAGGAAGAAAATTAG
- the LOC140062608 gene encoding structural maintenance of chromosomes protein 6-like isoform X1 produces MSVVKRTSQNVEDDPTRKRRKTGEDENSDPDLDSDAEEEGNSVGIIERIVLKNFMCHGHLDFSFGPNVNFVVGRNGSGKSAVLTALVVGLGGKANITGRGSSMKNFVKNQKSYAEITIKISNQGTDAFKHDLYGNSVTVIRRINQDGQSFYKLKSEKGAVVSTKKEELTHLLDQFNIQVDNPVSILNQDTSRNFLQSKLPTDRYKFFLKATQLQQMTTDYNTIQEQKDITEVTLADRKKSLEELDKDVQEKKQRFQDLTALNALKEKKEELIKMSAWAQVAVIENQLDPIIRNIKKEENRTPKFDQKVEESEVKVNQVEAEYQEIDTSLQEHLQMAEDLKPDLDLAKQERDEEKSGLKSIQNNLKQSRSTLRTLNDEKKELEDEISKLKNTAHQDYEEERHLRVAAIEEKKEERESFSKTLADKEHELSQFTSSVRRDRAQLSQLRQEEEEISRNLRDQNVQLNRLKSSQANHMKIFGDYTPRLLEEINKATRNKLFHRKPKGPIGSHISLVDEKWALAIECCLKSLVYAYICHDYQDEKTLKQIMQRVIPHSYKPVVIVSSFEDDKYSGLMKVCSTEFPCLLDQIKIEDADVFNCLIDQRGIESVILIESGRQARDYMFLSPPQNCKECFTLEGDQIYPGKNQRSYASNQTKARVLKARLEDEVRETMNEIEAIKHSGNVIQEQMREINNRFKQSQGQERSLAVHCKKIQAKISQLSMEINELVSTEEPANVDVSTLEGEVEKYLLEIGALQEEFEIKEKEFKIRHARLEELQQNWKQKADEYGGIVNDIEAKQDDLKKKFTELETAKQHSKHYKDKKTEHLQVLIDLNQKVEAKEKEIEIARGKASQISEERIPTQRKAQNIDSEIHQITRRIEKERQSRGDPEQITREYYDAKNKFFAIVTQMKQCKAFVTKLKELLKTRRQTYLEFRRYVAMRAKCYFAMMLSQRGYNGKMSFDHKDRQLHIVALDACLEDRRRTYKQFRKTIVISVQLSFITMMYERGYEGKVTFNHSEGSIDLKVHPHQGQGSAQKDMRGLSGGERSFSTVCFIMALWESMESPFRALDEFDVFMDMVNRKISMDLMLKVAKEQKMRQFIFLTPLDMSKIKANPLVRISRLNDPERNQNALPYEAEEEEN; encoded by the exons ATGTCAGTTGTGAAACGGACATCACAAAATGTTGAAGATGATCCTACGAGAAAAAGACGAAAAACTGGAGAGGACGAAAACAGTGATCCAGACCTAGACTCGGATGCAGAGGAAGAG GGTAATTCAGTTGGAATTATTGAGAGAATAGTACTGAAGAACTTTATGTGTCATGGTCATTTAGACTTTTCTTTTGGGCCAAATGTCAACTTTGTTGTTGGTAGAAATGGAA gTGGCAAGAGTGCTGTTCTGACTGCTTTGGTAGTAGGTTTAGGAGGAAAGGCTAATATCACTGGAAGAGGATCATCTATGAAAAACTTTGTTAAAAATCAAAAAAG ttaTGCAGAAATTACAATCAAAATTAGCAATCAGGGAACGGATGCATTCAAGCATGACTTGTACGGCAACTCGGTGACCGTCATTCGTCGAATTAATCAAGATGGTCAGTCGTTTTATAAACTAAAAAGTGAGAAAGGTGCAGTTGTATCGACAAAGAAGGAAGAGCTTACCCACCTCCTTGACCAATTCAACATACAAGTGGACAATCCAGTCTCTATTCTAAATCAGGACACAAGCCGTAACTTTCTTCAATCAAAGTTACCAACTGACCGCTATAAG tttTTTCTGAAGGCAACACAACTTCAGCAAATGACAACTGATTACAACACTATTCAGGAGCAAAAGGATATCACGGAAGTAACATTGGCAGATAGAAAGAAA AGTCTGGAAGAACTTGATAAAGACGTTCAAGAAAAGAAACAAAGGTTTCAAGATTTGACTGCTCTTAATGCGCTGAaggaaaagaaagaagaactaatCAAGATGTCTGCCTGGGCTCAAGTTGCAGTGATTGAGAACCAGTTAGATCCTATAATCAGAAAtataaagaaagaagaaaacagAACTCCAAAGTTTGATCAAAAAGTAGAAGAGTCTGAAGTGAAGGTGAATCAAGTTGAAGCTGAGTACCAGGAAATTGATACATCATTGCAGGAACATTTACAGATGGCTGAGGACTTGAAACCAGATCTTGATCTTGCCAAACAAGAACGTGATGAAGAGAAATCTGGCTTGAAAAGTATACAGAATAACTTAAAACAATCAAGAAGTACATTAAGAACATTGAATGATGAGAAAAAAGAACTAGAAGATGAAATATCTAAACTAAAAAACAC AGCTCATCAAGATTATGAAGAAGAAAGACATTTACGAGTGGCAGCAATAGAAGAGAAGAAAGAAGAAAGGGAAAGTTTCTCAAAAACATTGGCTGATAAAGAACATGAGCTAAGTCAGTTTACATCCTCAGTCAGACGAGACCGTGCTCAATTGAGTCAGTTAAG gcaagaagaagaagaaatatCAAGAAATTTGAGAGATCAGAATGTTCAACTGAATCGTTTAAAGTCAAGTCAAGCAAATCATATGAAGATATTTGGGGATTACACACCAAGATTATTGGAAGAGATCAACAAAGCTACCAGGAATAAACTCTTTCATAGAAAGCCAAAAGGACCTATAg GATCACATATTTCATTGGTGGATGAGAAATGGGCACTTGCAATTGAGTGTTGTTTAAAAAGTTTAGTGTATGCTTACATTTGTCATGACTATCAAGACGAAAagacattaaaacaaattatgcaACGAGTCATCCCACATAGTTATAAACCAGTTGTTATTGTGTCATCATTTGAG GACGATAAGTATAGTGGTCTGATGAAAGTTTGTTCAACTGAGTTTCCGTGCCTGCTGGATCAGATAAAAATTGAAGATGCTGATGTTTTTAACTGCTTGATTGATCAG aGAGGCATTGAATCTGTAATCTTAATTGAGAGTGGAAGGCAGGCAAGAGACTACATGTTTTTGTCGCCACCACAGAACTGTAAAGAGTGCTTCACTTTAGAAGGTGACCAAATTTATCCTGGTAAAAACCAAAGATCGTATGCATCAAACCAAACTAAAGCACGAGTACTTAAGGCTCGCTTAGAAGATGAAGTCAG AGAGACAATGAATGAAATTGAAGCGATCAAACATAGTGGAAATGTGATACAGGAACAGATGAGGGAAATAAATAACCGCTTTAAACAAAGCCAAGGGCAGGAAAGATCTTTAGCAGTCCATTGCAAGAAAATACAAGCCAAGATTAGCCAGTTATCAATG GAAATAAATGAACTAGTTTCAACTGAAGAGCCAGCAAATGTGGATGTGAGTACTTTAGAAGGAGAAGTTGAAAAGTATTTGTTGGAAATAGGAGCCTTGCAAGAAGAGTTTGAAATAAAGGAAAAAGAATTCAAGATCAGGCATGCTAGACTAGAAGAACTGCAACAAAACTGGAAACAGAAGGCTGATGAATATGGCGGCATTGTGAATGACATTGAAGCAAAACAG GATGACTTAAAGAAGAAGTTTACAGAACTTGAGACTGCTAAGCAACACTCTAAGCACTACAAAGACAAGAAAACTGAGCACTTACAAGTACTCATTGATCTAAACCAGAAAGTGGAGGCTAAAGAAAAGGAGATTGAG ATTGCAAGAGGAAAAGCAAGTCAGATATCGGAAGAGAGAATTCCTACTCAGAGGAAGGCTCAAAACATTGATTCTGAAATACACCAGATTACTAGAAGGATTGAAAAGGAACGTCAAAG TCGTGGTGACCCAGAACAAATAACAAGAGAGTATTACGATGCAAAGAATAAATTCTTTGCAATTGTTACTCAAATGAAGCAATGTAAAGCATTTGTAACG AAACTTAAAGAATTGTTAAAAACGAGAAGACAAACATACCTTGAATTTAGACGATATGTTGCTATGCGAGCTAAGTGTTATTTTGCGATGATGCTATCACAAAGAGGCTACAATGGAAAGATGTCGTTTGACCACAAAGATCGCCAACTGCATATCGTT GCACTTGATGCCTGCCTAGAGGACAGAAGACGTACATATAAACAATTTCGTAAGACAATTGTTATTAGTGTACAATTAAGTTTTATAACCATGATGTACGAAAGAGGATACGAAGGAAAAGTGACCTTCAATCATTCAGAGGGAAGCATTGATTTGAAG GTACATCCACATCAAGGTCAAGGGTCAGCACAAAAGGATATGAGAGGATTGTCAGGCGGTGAAAGATCTTTTTCAACAGTTTGCTTCATCATGGCATTATGGGAATCAATGGAATCGCCATTTAGAGCCTTGGATGAGTTTGATGTTTTCATG GACATGGTGAATCGCAAGATAAGCATGGACCTGATGTTGAAAGTTGCCAAAGAGCAAAAAATGCGCCAGTTTATTTTCCTCACTCCACTTGATATGAG TAAAATCAAAGCCAATCCACTTGTCCGTATTTCACGCTTGAATGATCCAGAGAGGAATCAAAATGCTTTGCCATATGAAGCTGAAGAGGAAGAAAATTAG
- the LOC140062608 gene encoding structural maintenance of chromosomes protein 6-like isoform X3 encodes MSVVKRTSQNVEDDPTRKRRKTGEDENSDPDLDSDAEEEGNSVGIIERIVLKNFMCHGHLDFSFGPNVNFVVGRNGSGKSAVLTALVVGLGGKANITGRGSSMKNFVKNQKSYAEITIKISNQGTDAFKHDLYGNSVTVIRRINQDGQSFYKLKSEKGAVVSTKKEELTHLLDQFNIQVDNPVSILNQDTSRNFLQSKLPTDRYKFFLKATQLQQMTTDYNTIQEQKDITEVTLADRKKSLEELDKDVQEKKQRFQDLTALNALKEKKEELIKMSAWAQVAVIENQLDPIIRNIKKEENRTPKFDQKVEESEVKVNQVEAEYQEIDTSLQEHLQMAEDLKPDLDLAKQERDEEKSGLKSIQNNLKQSRSTLRTLNDEKKELEDEISKLKNTAHQDYEEERHLRVAAIEEKKEERESFSKTLADKEHELSQFTSSVRRDRAQLSQLRQEEEEISRNLRDQNVQLNRLKSSQANHMKIFGDYTPRLLEEINKATRNKLFHRKPKGPIGSHISLVDEKWALAIECCLKSLVYAYICHDYQDEKTLKQIMQRVIPHSYKPVVIVSSFEDDKYSGLMKVCSTEFPCLLDQIKIEDADVFNCLIDQRGIESVILIESGRQARDYMFLSPPQNCKECFTLEGDQIYPGKNQRSYASNQTKARVLKARLEDEVRETMNEIEAIKHSGNVIQEQMREINNRFKQSQGQERSLAVHCKKIQAKISQLSMEINELVSTEEPANVDVSTLEGEVEKYLLEIGALQEEFEIKEKEFKIRHARLEELQQNWKQKADEYGGIVNDIEAKQDDLKKKFTELETAKQHSKHYKDKKTEHLQVLIDLNQKVEAKEKEIEIARGKASQISEERIPTQRKAQNIDSEIHQITRRIEKERQSRGDPEQITREYYDAKNKFFAIVTQMKQCKAFVTALDACLEDRRRTYKQFRKTIVISVQLSFITMMYERGYEGKVTFNHSEGSIDLKVHPHQGQGSAQKDMRGLSGGERSFSTVCFIMALWESMESPFRALDEFDVFMDMVNRKISMDLMLKVAKEQKMRQFIFLTPLDMSKIKANPLVRISRLNDPERNQNALPYEAEEEEN; translated from the exons ATGTCAGTTGTGAAACGGACATCACAAAATGTTGAAGATGATCCTACGAGAAAAAGACGAAAAACTGGAGAGGACGAAAACAGTGATCCAGACCTAGACTCGGATGCAGAGGAAGAG GGTAATTCAGTTGGAATTATTGAGAGAATAGTACTGAAGAACTTTATGTGTCATGGTCATTTAGACTTTTCTTTTGGGCCAAATGTCAACTTTGTTGTTGGTAGAAATGGAA gTGGCAAGAGTGCTGTTCTGACTGCTTTGGTAGTAGGTTTAGGAGGAAAGGCTAATATCACTGGAAGAGGATCATCTATGAAAAACTTTGTTAAAAATCAAAAAAG ttaTGCAGAAATTACAATCAAAATTAGCAATCAGGGAACGGATGCATTCAAGCATGACTTGTACGGCAACTCGGTGACCGTCATTCGTCGAATTAATCAAGATGGTCAGTCGTTTTATAAACTAAAAAGTGAGAAAGGTGCAGTTGTATCGACAAAGAAGGAAGAGCTTACCCACCTCCTTGACCAATTCAACATACAAGTGGACAATCCAGTCTCTATTCTAAATCAGGACACAAGCCGTAACTTTCTTCAATCAAAGTTACCAACTGACCGCTATAAG tttTTTCTGAAGGCAACACAACTTCAGCAAATGACAACTGATTACAACACTATTCAGGAGCAAAAGGATATCACGGAAGTAACATTGGCAGATAGAAAGAAA AGTCTGGAAGAACTTGATAAAGACGTTCAAGAAAAGAAACAAAGGTTTCAAGATTTGACTGCTCTTAATGCGCTGAaggaaaagaaagaagaactaatCAAGATGTCTGCCTGGGCTCAAGTTGCAGTGATTGAGAACCAGTTAGATCCTATAATCAGAAAtataaagaaagaagaaaacagAACTCCAAAGTTTGATCAAAAAGTAGAAGAGTCTGAAGTGAAGGTGAATCAAGTTGAAGCTGAGTACCAGGAAATTGATACATCATTGCAGGAACATTTACAGATGGCTGAGGACTTGAAACCAGATCTTGATCTTGCCAAACAAGAACGTGATGAAGAGAAATCTGGCTTGAAAAGTATACAGAATAACTTAAAACAATCAAGAAGTACATTAAGAACATTGAATGATGAGAAAAAAGAACTAGAAGATGAAATATCTAAACTAAAAAACAC AGCTCATCAAGATTATGAAGAAGAAAGACATTTACGAGTGGCAGCAATAGAAGAGAAGAAAGAAGAAAGGGAAAGTTTCTCAAAAACATTGGCTGATAAAGAACATGAGCTAAGTCAGTTTACATCCTCAGTCAGACGAGACCGTGCTCAATTGAGTCAGTTAAG gcaagaagaagaagaaatatCAAGAAATTTGAGAGATCAGAATGTTCAACTGAATCGTTTAAAGTCAAGTCAAGCAAATCATATGAAGATATTTGGGGATTACACACCAAGATTATTGGAAGAGATCAACAAAGCTACCAGGAATAAACTCTTTCATAGAAAGCCAAAAGGACCTATAg GATCACATATTTCATTGGTGGATGAGAAATGGGCACTTGCAATTGAGTGTTGTTTAAAAAGTTTAGTGTATGCTTACATTTGTCATGACTATCAAGACGAAAagacattaaaacaaattatgcaACGAGTCATCCCACATAGTTATAAACCAGTTGTTATTGTGTCATCATTTGAG GACGATAAGTATAGTGGTCTGATGAAAGTTTGTTCAACTGAGTTTCCGTGCCTGCTGGATCAGATAAAAATTGAAGATGCTGATGTTTTTAACTGCTTGATTGATCAG aGAGGCATTGAATCTGTAATCTTAATTGAGAGTGGAAGGCAGGCAAGAGACTACATGTTTTTGTCGCCACCACAGAACTGTAAAGAGTGCTTCACTTTAGAAGGTGACCAAATTTATCCTGGTAAAAACCAAAGATCGTATGCATCAAACCAAACTAAAGCACGAGTACTTAAGGCTCGCTTAGAAGATGAAGTCAG AGAGACAATGAATGAAATTGAAGCGATCAAACATAGTGGAAATGTGATACAGGAACAGATGAGGGAAATAAATAACCGCTTTAAACAAAGCCAAGGGCAGGAAAGATCTTTAGCAGTCCATTGCAAGAAAATACAAGCCAAGATTAGCCAGTTATCAATG GAAATAAATGAACTAGTTTCAACTGAAGAGCCAGCAAATGTGGATGTGAGTACTTTAGAAGGAGAAGTTGAAAAGTATTTGTTGGAAATAGGAGCCTTGCAAGAAGAGTTTGAAATAAAGGAAAAAGAATTCAAGATCAGGCATGCTAGACTAGAAGAACTGCAACAAAACTGGAAACAGAAGGCTGATGAATATGGCGGCATTGTGAATGACATTGAAGCAAAACAG GATGACTTAAAGAAGAAGTTTACAGAACTTGAGACTGCTAAGCAACACTCTAAGCACTACAAAGACAAGAAAACTGAGCACTTACAAGTACTCATTGATCTAAACCAGAAAGTGGAGGCTAAAGAAAAGGAGATTGAG ATTGCAAGAGGAAAAGCAAGTCAGATATCGGAAGAGAGAATTCCTACTCAGAGGAAGGCTCAAAACATTGATTCTGAAATACACCAGATTACTAGAAGGATTGAAAAGGAACGTCAAAG TCGTGGTGACCCAGAACAAATAACAAGAGAGTATTACGATGCAAAGAATAAATTCTTTGCAATTGTTACTCAAATGAAGCAATGTAAAGCATTTGTAACG GCACTTGATGCCTGCCTAGAGGACAGAAGACGTACATATAAACAATTTCGTAAGACAATTGTTATTAGTGTACAATTAAGTTTTATAACCATGATGTACGAAAGAGGATACGAAGGAAAAGTGACCTTCAATCATTCAGAGGGAAGCATTGATTTGAAG GTACATCCACATCAAGGTCAAGGGTCAGCACAAAAGGATATGAGAGGATTGTCAGGCGGTGAAAGATCTTTTTCAACAGTTTGCTTCATCATGGCATTATGGGAATCAATGGAATCGCCATTTAGAGCCTTGGATGAGTTTGATGTTTTCATG GACATGGTGAATCGCAAGATAAGCATGGACCTGATGTTGAAAGTTGCCAAAGAGCAAAAAATGCGCCAGTTTATTTTCCTCACTCCACTTGATATGAG TAAAATCAAAGCCAATCCACTTGTCCGTATTTCACGCTTGAATGATCCAGAGAGGAATCAAAATGCTTTGCCATATGAAGCTGAAGAGGAAGAAAATTAG